TTATTGGAACGGAACGCCACGAATCACGTCGGATTGATGACCAATTACGGGGTCGTTCTGGTCGGCAAGGAGACCCAGGCTTCTCCCGTTTCTACTTATCCTTAGAAGACGACTTGATGCGCCGCTTTGGTTCTGACCGGGTGAAAGCCATCTGGGAAAACCTCCAATTAGAGGATGACGATGTTTCGATTGAAAACCCCATGCTGACTCGCCAAGTAGAGTCCGCTCAAAAACGGGTAGAAGGTAATAACTACGATACCCGTAAGAGCGTCTTAGAATACGACGAAGTCATGCGTGAACAACGGGAAATCATCTATAGCCAACGCCAACAAATTATTGATGAAAAAGAATCCCTTGATAAAATCATGTGGGCGATGATTGAACGTACCGTTGAGCGTATGGTAGAGCAGTACACTGCTGGAACTGAAAAAGAGTGGAACTTAGAAGCCCTCTATGACCAAGTGTCTACCGAAATCCTACGCTCAGATGCTATTCAACTCAGTGATTTACAAGGTAAGTCTCAAGACGAGCTTAAGCAATTCATTACCGATAAAGCCCGCCAACGCTTCCAAGAAAAGTTAGATAATATTGCTAACCCTGACCTGATCTTGGAATTTGAAAAGGTAGTTATTCTGCGGGCGGTTGACACCCGCTGGACCGACCATATTGATGCCATGGATCAATTACGCCAAGGGGTAGGACTGAGAGCCTATGCGCAAAATAACCCATTAGTGGAATACCAAACTGAAGGTTATGAACGCTTCAATGATATGATTTCTGGCATTGAATACGATGCCAGCCGCATCTTTATGAATTCTGAAATCCGTCAAAACCTACAAAGACAACAAGTTTAAAAAGGATGTGAGGAAGGATCAGGGAGGGGACTCCTTGGAAGAAAAGCTGATCGTTCAACTTTTCTGAAAGGACATCCCCTCACCCTTCCGAGCTCAACTGAAGAAAGTGCGACAGGCGCCTTAGCAGGCAAGACCTTTAGCGAAATGGAGCTCGTCTCGCACTTGGGACACGTTTAACAGAGTGTGACTGGAACACGTTTAACGATTAGGAAAGAAGGACTGGGCTCGTGGGGCTTACAGTCCTTGTTTTCTTATTACTCAATTTAAAAATAAGGATTTTTTATAAAGGAGCAGTTCGATGGAAATTAGTGAATTACGTCATCTATTAGCAGAAAACCAAGAACAATTGACCAGCTTCGGGAGGTCTCTTTGACTTAGAGGAGTTAGAAGCCCAACTAGCTGAATACCAAGACCGCATGCTAGCCCCTGATTTCTGGGATGACCCGAATCAGGCCCAGGAAGTAATCAATGAAAATAATCAAGTCAAGGCGGTTTATGATACTTACCATAAATTGCTGTCAACTTATGAGGACTTACAGGCTTATGATGACTTACTTACAGAAGAAGAGGCTGACCAAGAGCTTTACCAAGATTTTGAAGACCAAGTGCTCGCCTTCCAGGAAGAGATGGAGGATTATGAGCGTCATATGCTACTCAATGGCCCTCACGATAAGGCGGCAGCTATCTTGGATATTCATCCTGGAGCGGGAGGAACTGAGTCTCAAGATTGGGCCAGCATGCTGCTAAGGATGTATCAACGCTGGGCGGATAGTCATGATTTCACTTTTACCCTCTTTAACTATCAGGCGGGCGATGAAGCGGGGATCAAGTCGGCTACCTTTGAAATTAAAGGCAATAATGCTTATGGCTTATTGAAATCGGAGCACGGGATCCATCGCTTGGTCCGCATTTCTCCCTTTGACTCCAACAAGCGTCGGCATACTTCCTTTGCTTCCGTAGAAGTCATGCCTGAGATTGATCAGAATACGGAAATAGAAATCAATGATGATGACTTACGGATCGATGTTTTCCGTGCTTCTGGTGCTGGAGGTCAGCATATTAATAAAACGTCATCAGCCGTTCGCATTACCCATATTCCAACTGGAATTGTGGTTTCTTCACAAAGTCAACGTTCTCAACTACAGAACCGGGAAACCGCTATGAAAACGCTGCAAGCCAAACTCGCCCGTTTATTAGAAGAAAAGAACGCCCAAGAACTTGATGAAATCCGGGGCGAAAAGTCTGAGATCGCCTGGGGTTCTCAAATTCGTTCTTATGTTTTCCACCCCTATCAAATGGTCAAAGACCATCGGACGAATTATGAAGAAGGCGATACCAGTAAGGTGATGGATGGCGATATCGATGGCTTTATCGATGCCTATCTTAAAGAGACTATCAATCAGGATTAAGAAGAAAATGTTATAGAGTTCTTTTTCAGATATTTTTTTGCTACAATAAGAACTGATGATTGATAACAAGGGGGAGGCTTATTCATGAAGAAAGTTCTAGTCGTGGATGACGAAGAATCAATTCGGAAGTTGTTAGAATATAACCTATCTAAAGAAGGCTATGAGGTCACTTCATCGGCTGATGGTAAGGCAGCTTATGATCTTGCAGGCGAGAAAAACTTTGATTTTATTATATTAGATTTGATGCTTCCTTCCATGGATGGAATGGATGTATGTAAGCAATTGCGTCAAGATAAGGTAAATACACCGATCTTGATGCTAACTGCCAAGGATGATGAGTTAGAAAAAATTATTGGCCTTGAACTGGGAGCGGACGATTATATGACAAAACCCTTTAGTCCGCGAGAAGTGGTCGCACGAATGAAGGCCATCTTACGTCGGTCACGTGATTATGGCAAATTGTCTAGTGATCAAGAAGACAAGAAGGAAGCTGACCAAGACCCAGCCGGGGAAGAGGAATCAGTGATCCAAGTAGGCGATATCACCATTAATAAGAGCGATTTTTCCGTTACTGCCCATGGGCAAGCGGTAGATATGACAAAGAAAGAATTTGAACTCTTGACTTATTTAGCTGAACGGGTAGACCGGATAGTTTCTCGGGAAATTCTCTTATCCAAGATTTGGGATTTTGATTACTCGGTAGGTTCCCGCTTAGTGGATGTGCATATCAGTCACTTACGGGAAAAGATTGAAAAGGATCCTAAAAATCCTGAATACATCATTACGGTTAGAGGCTTTGGCTATAAATTTGAGGTGCCCAAAGCATGAAGCGTTTAACTTTAATCATAACAACAGTGTTTTCACTGTTGTTTATTTTATATAGTTTTCTTTTTGCTTATAATGCTAACGAAGTTGTTCAAGTCACTGTCCAGCAGGAAACCCAAGAATCCATGCGGGACACAGTTCATTCTGTCGAACGCATCACTAAGAACTTGACCGCAGAAGATGTGGTGAACAATAGTTCCGCTTGGTTCGATGCCCAACAGGAAATTATGAACACCCTTAATCCTATGGAACGGGTGTCTATTTATGACGCTAACCATAAGGAAGTTCTCTCCTTTGGTAATAAACTCTTAGCCAATATTCCCTTTACCGAAGCGGGGAAGCAGGCCTTAGATAAGAATTTATCCTTTACCGAATTTGAAAATGAAGAAGATATGACCACCTATGACTACACTGGCTTGATCAAGAATAAGAACCACCAGCCCATCGCTTCCATCCGAGTTCTGCGGAATGTTAACGATATTACAGAGGCGCAAAACCGCTTATTGATCGTGTCTGTCGGTGGGTCGGTGGTCATGGTCTTAATCCTTTTAGCGATTCTTTCCTATTACTTTAAAAAAATTGCCCAACCCATTTATTCCATTTCGGATGTGGTCGGTCGGCTGTCTAAGAGTGACTACTCGATTCGTTACAACCAGCTGGGAGTGGCTGAAATTGACGAGTTGGGAGACGATATCAATGACTTAGCCAGCAATTTGTCCCGGCAAGATATCCAAATTTCTATGCAGGAGGAACGCTTGCAACTCCTGATGGATTATCTGGTGGTAGGGGTTTTAATGATTGATAAAAAACACCGCATTAAAGTGGCTAATAAGGCAGCCTATAGTATTTTTGATTTAGATGATAATGTGATTAATCATAAATATGAAGAAGTGCTGACAGGCTATCGGCTCTTACAAATGATAGAAACTTGCTATTCCACCAAAGAGAATGTTAACGATGAAGTTTACCTCTATTATCCTAAGGAATTGATTTTGGATGTTAATATTCTCTATGTTCCTAAGAAGGCCAATGTCTCTGGGATCAGTGAGCAGGTAGTGGTATTAGCCTATGATATTACTGAAATTCGCCGTTTAGAAAAAGTGCGCTCTGATTTCATTGCCAATGCTTCCCACGAATTAAAGACGCCTGTCACCGCCTTAAAAGGCTTTACAGAAACCTTACTCGATGGGGCCTTAGAAGATGAGGATACCGCTCGAGAATTTGTCGAGATTATGAACCGGGAAGCTAACCGACTGGGTTTTCTCATTAATGATATTTTAGATTTGGCTAAGATTGAGCAAGACCAACTCGGTCACCGTAGTGAAACAGTGCAACTGAACCGTGTGATTGCTGAAGTCGTTCATTCTTTAGAGATTCCTGCCAGCGAAAACTAAGTGGAAGTCCACTATGATAATGATCTTGAAGCAGGCATTCGTTTTACTACTGAAGAAATGCGCTTAAAGCAGATTTTGACCAATTTAATCAACAATGCTATCAAATACAACAAGGCTGAGGGAGGCCAAGTTTGGATTAGTTCTGCAGTGACTGAGGATGATAAATATGTTGTTATTGCTATAAGAGATAATGGACTTGGCATTCCTGACGAAGATATCCCTCAGATTTTTGAACGTTTCTATCGGGTAGACAAGACCCGGTCCACTGCTTCTGGAGGAACTGGTCTTGGCCTATCGATTGTCCGAAATTTAGTCGCATCAATGAGTGGAAATATTGATGTGGTCAGCGAACTCAATGAGGGGTCGACCTTTACAGTCTATTTGCCTAAAAACGATAAAAATTTACTAGAAATAGAAGCAGATGCCTCCCTGTCTGCTGATAGTGAATAGAAATTAAGTTTTTTAAGGAACAGATTTCAATAGCAGAGAAATACCGATAAATAATATTTTAATAAAGAACAAACTAGAGCAGTCAATGACCTTTAAGTGAAAGGGATTGGCTGCTTTTGTCTTTTTGACTATTTAAAATATAATTTATAAAAAGGAAAAATTTACACAAAATTTACATATATTTTACAAAAATTGGCAAAAAAGGCTAAACCCTAACATTATTTTTACATTAGGGGGCTATAATGGATATAGTAAGAAAAAAACGGTCATCCATGATGGCTATATTTTATCAATCAGAAGGAGAGATTGTTTAATGGCATTGAAATTCAAACCACTAGGTAAGTTAGTTATGGCTTTAGGTGTAACAGCAACTTTAGCTGCTTGTGGTAACGGCGGTTCTGAAGGCTCAAATACTGCAGATGGTGGTAGTGAATCAGCTGGTGATTTCTCAGGTACTATTAACGTAACCACTCGTGAAGAAGGTTCTGGTACCCGTGATGCTTTCCAAGAAATCATTGATTTTGAAGAACCAGATGCATCTGCTTTAGTTCAAAACGGTACTGACCAAGTGCTTTCCTATGTAGCTGGAGATACATACTCCATTGGATACATCTCCCTTGGTTCTATGAACGATACCGTGAAAGCCTTGAAGATTGACGGTGTCGAAGCAACTGAAGAAAATGTTGCCAATGACAGCTATAAGATTGCTCGTCCTTTCAACATTGTTTACTCTGGTGAATTAGAAGGCGCAGCCAAAGACTTCCATGACTTTATCTTCTCTAAAGAAGGGCAAGACATTGTCTTAGAAAATGGTTATGTTCCTGTGAAGTCTGACGCTGAAGCATATAGCGGTGATGGTTCTGCAAGTGGTACCATTAATATCGCTGGTTCAACTTCTGTTGGTCCGGTTATGGAAAAACTAAAAGAAGCTTATGAACAAAAGAATCCAAATGTTCAAATTAACATTACCCAAAATGGTTCTGGTGCAGGGGTTACCGGTGCTCAAGAAGGTACAGCTGATATCGGTATGGCTTCTCGTGAATTAAAAGAAGACGAAACTGGTGTAACAGCTGAAGCAATTGCTAAAGATGGTATTGCAGTAATCGTCAACAAGGAAAACCCAACAGATGATTTATCTGTAGACCAAATTAGAGGAGTTTATACAGGAGAAATTCTTGACTGGTCAGAGCTAAATCAATAATAGCGATTAGTAAAAAGAGGCTACTCCTTTAACTAGAGGTAGCCCTTTTTATTGCTGGCCCTTTATAATATAATAGCTTAGTAGAAGAATTTTAAAGGGAGAAAAAAATGCAGAAGAATACTTTAGAAGTCGTCATGAAATGGATCTTTTTCATCTGTGCGGCTGTTTCAATTTTAGCATTATTAGCTATTTGTTATTTCATTTTTGCGGGAAGTATTCCTTTCTTGTCGGATTATGGACTAGGAAACTTCTTGTTTGGTTCTAGCTGGCGTCCGCGTCAGGGAGACTTTGGAATTGCTCCAATGATTGTTGGTTCTTTTTATGTGACTCTCTTAGCGATTGCTATTGGTGTCCCTGCAGGAATTTTTACTGCGGTCTTTATGGCCTTCTATTGTCCCAAGAAACTCCATACCTGGTTGAAACCTGCTGTTAACTTGATGGCGGGGATTCCTTCCATTGTCTATGGGTATTTTGGTTTAGTGGTTCTAGTTCCAGCTGTTCGTAGTTTCTGCCAGTCCCTACGCATTTCAAGTACCGGGATGAGCGTTTTTACAGCGGGTTTAGTTTTAGGAATTATGATTTTACCAACCATTATTACCACTTCTGAATCATCCCTAAGAGCGGTTCCTAAGTCCTACTACCAAGCCTCTGTTGGTCTGGGAGCGACCCATGATCGAACAGCTTATCGGATTATGTTGCCAGCGGCTCGGTCAGGGGTTCTTGCAGCGGTTATCTTAGGTATTGGTCGTGCGGTGGGAGAAACCATGGCGGTAATTATGGTTGCTGGTAACCAAGCCATTTTCCCTCAAGGCCTCTTCAAAGGGGTCAGAACCATGACCACTAACATTATGTTAGAAATGGCTTATGCTTCTGGGACTCACCGTGATGCCCTGATTGCGACAGGGGCAGTCTTATTTGTGGTTATCTTAATCATCAATGGTGTACTAGCTATTGTAAACCGTAAAGGAGGCAACCACTAATGGCAGATAAATTACTACGTGCTTTGACTTATCTCTTTACCTTATTTACTTTTGGTTGGTTATTTTTCATTATTCTCTATGTTCTAGTAAAAGGGGTTCCTTATTTATCACCAGAACTATTTGCTTGGAATTATACCACTGAGAATGTGTCGATGATGCCTTCTATCATCACCACCATTTACATTGTTCTAGGTTCCTTACT
This genomic stretch from Aerococcus mictus harbors:
- the prfB gene encoding peptide chain release factor 2 (programmed frameshift), which codes for MEISELRHLLAENQEQLTSFGRSLDLEELEAQLAEYQDRMLAPDFWDDPNQAQEVINENNQVKAVYDTYHKLLSTYEDLQAYDDLLTEEEADQELYQDFEDQVLAFQEEMEDYERHMLLNGPHDKAAAILDIHPGAGGTESQDWASMLLRMYQRWADSHDFTFTLFNYQAGDEAGIKSATFEIKGNNAYGLLKSEHGIHRLVRISPFDSNKRRHTSFASVEVMPEIDQNTEIEINDDDLRIDVFRASGAGGQHINKTSSAVRITHIPTGIVVSSQSQRSQLQNRETAMKTLQAKLARLLEEKNAQELDEIRGEKSEIAWGSQIRSYVFHPYQMVKDHRTNYEEGDTSKVMDGDIDGFIDAYLKETINQD
- a CDS encoding response regulator transcription factor, which gives rise to MKKVLVVDDEESIRKLLEYNLSKEGYEVTSSADGKAAYDLAGEKNFDFIILDLMLPSMDGMDVCKQLRQDKVNTPILMLTAKDDELEKIIGLELGADDYMTKPFSPREVVARMKAILRRSRDYGKLSSDQEDKKEADQDPAGEEESVIQVGDITINKSDFSVTAHGQAVDMTKKEFELLTYLAERVDRIVSREILLSKIWDFDYSVGSRLVDVHISHLREKIEKDPKNPEYIITVRGFGYKFEVPKA
- a CDS encoding sensor histidine kinase, producing MKRLTLIITTVFSLLFILYSFLFAYNANEVVQVTVQQETQESMRDTVHSVERITKNLTAEDVVNNSSAWFDAQQEIMNTLNPMERVSIYDANHKEVLSFGNKLLANIPFTEAGKQALDKNLSFTEFENEEDMTTYDYTGLIKNKNHQPIASIRVLRNVNDITEAQNRLLIVSVGGSVVMVLILLAILSYYFKKIAQPIYSISDVVGRLSKSDYSIRYNQLGVAEIDELGDDINDLASNLSRQDIQISMQEERLQLLMDYLVVGVLMIDKKHRIKVANKAAYSIFDLDDNVINHKYEEVLTGYRLLQMIETCYSTKENVNDEVYLYYPKELILDVNILYVPKKANVSGISEQVVVLAYDITEIRRLEKVRSDFIANASHELKTPVTALKGFTETLLDGALEDEDTAREFVEIMNREANRLGFLINDILDLAKIEQDQLGHRSETVQLNRVIAEVVHSLEIPASEN
- a CDS encoding sensor histidine kinase, whose product is MEVHYDNDLEAGIRFTTEEMRLKQILTNLINNAIKYNKAEGGQVWISSAVTEDDKYVVIAIRDNGLGIPDEDIPQIFERFYRVDKTRSTASGGTGLGLSIVRNLVASMSGNIDVVSELNEGSTFTVYLPKNDKNLLEIEADASLSADSE
- a CDS encoding substrate-binding domain-containing protein, with amino-acid sequence MALKFKPLGKLVMALGVTATLAACGNGGSEGSNTADGGSESAGDFSGTINVTTREEGSGTRDAFQEIIDFEEPDASALVQNGTDQVLSYVAGDTYSIGYISLGSMNDTVKALKIDGVEATEENVANDSYKIARPFNIVYSGELEGAAKDFHDFIFSKEGQDIVLENGYVPVKSDAEAYSGDGSASGTINIAGSTSVGPVMEKLKEAYEQKNPNVQINITQNGSGAGVTGAQEGTADIGMASRELKEDETGVTAEAIAKDGIAVIVNKENPTDDLSVDQIRGVYTGEILDWSELNQ
- the pstC gene encoding phosphate ABC transporter permease subunit PstC, producing MQKNTLEVVMKWIFFICAAVSILALLAICYFIFAGSIPFLSDYGLGNFLFGSSWRPRQGDFGIAPMIVGSFYVTLLAIAIGVPAGIFTAVFMAFYCPKKLHTWLKPAVNLMAGIPSIVYGYFGLVVLVPAVRSFCQSLRISSTGMSVFTAGLVLGIMILPTIITTSESSLRAVPKSYYQASVGLGATHDRTAYRIMLPAARSGVLAAVILGIGRAVGETMAVIMVAGNQAIFPQGLFKGVRTMTTNIMLEMAYASGTHRDALIATGAVLFVVILIINGVLAIVNRKGGNH